A genomic region of Chaetodon auriga isolate fChaAug3 chromosome 11, fChaAug3.hap1, whole genome shotgun sequence contains the following coding sequences:
- the bmp5 gene encoding bone morphogenetic protein 5, producing the protein MTALTPLNRAVLGLAWSCLSFLSCAHCGLSDNHVHSSFIYRRLRNHERREIQREILSILGLPHRPRPFSPGKQASSAPLFMLDLYNAMAVEEEEEEGVQQGVGKSFSSKAQGHSRKGYYSPQHAGYSRVAQPYRAAPLLGHSPALTSAHDTNFLNDADMVMSFVNLVEKDKDFSHQRRHYKEFRFDLTQIPDGEAVTAAEFRIYKDRSHSRYDNITLKVSIYQVIKEYQNKDAETFLLDSKKVQASDGGWLVFDITATSNHWVMNPQQNLGLQLCVETVDGRSINIKSAGIIGRNGPQSKQPFLVAFFKASGVLLRSVRAAGGKKKNHNRNKSTNQQESSRAPKPGDYNTSEQKQACKKHELYVSFRDLGWQDWIIAPEGYAAFYCDGECSFPLNAHMNATNHAIVQTLVHLMFPDNVPKPCCAPTKLNAISVLYFDDSSNVILKKYRNMVVRSCGCH; encoded by the exons ATGACAGCGCTTACACCTTTGAACCGTGCGGTGCTTGGACTGGCGTGGAGCTGCCTCAGTTTTCTGTCCTGCGCTCATTGCGGGTTAAGTGACAACCATGTGCACTCCAGTTTTATTTACAGGAGGTTGCGCAATCACGAGCGCCGGGAGATCCAGAGAGAGATCCTCTCCATCCTGGGCTTGCCTCACCGTCCGAGGCCCTTCTCTCCCGGGAAGCAGGCGTCCTCCGCGCCGCTGTTCATGCTCGACCTGTACAACGCGATGgccgtggaggaggaggaggaggagggggtgcagCAGGGCGTGGGGAAGAGTTTTAGTTCCAAGGCTCAAGGGCACTCCAGGAAAGGTTACTACAGCCCCCAGCACGCAGGGTACTCCCGTGTGGCGCAGCCTTACCGCGCGGCGCCTCTGTTAGGCCACAGCCCCGCACTCACCTCAGCGCACGACACCAACTTCCTCAACGATGCCGACATGGTTATGAGTTTTGTCAATTTAG TGGAGAAAGATAAAGATTTTTCTCACCAAAGAAGACACTACAAGGAGTTCCGttttgatctgactcagatCCCCGACGGAGAGGCGGTGACTGCTGCAGAGTTTCGAATCTATAAGGACCGCAGTCATTCCCGGTACGACAATATCACTCTGAAGGTTTCCATATATCAAGTCATCAAGGAATATCAGAACAA AGATGCAGAGACGTTCTTgcttgattccaaaaaagtccAGGCGTCCGATGGGGGCTGGCTAGTCTTCGACATCACGGCCACCAGTAACCACTGGGTGATGAACCCACAGCAGAACTTgggcctgcagctctgtgtggagACTGTAGATG ggcGAAGTATCAACATAAAATCTGCTGGAATCATTGGGAGGAACGGGCCTCAGTCCAAACAGCCGTTCCTAGTTGCTTTCTTCAAGGCCAGTGGGGTGTTGCTTCgctctgtcagagctgctggtgggaAGAAAAAGAACCACAATCGCAATAAATCTACTAATCAACAAGAATCATCCAGGGCACCAAAACCTGGAG attaCAACACAAGTGAACAGAAACAAGCCTGCAAGAAGCATGAACTTTATGTCAGTTTTCGAGATTTGGGCTGGCAG GATTGGATCATCGCACCTGAGGGCTATGCTGCCTTTTACTGCGATGGTGAATGCTCTTTTCCACTCAACGCACACATGAATGCAACAAATCATGCCATTGTGCAAACCCTG GTCCATTTAATGTTTCCTGACAATGTGCCAAAGCCATGCTGTGCTCCGACCAAGCTCAACGCAATATCAGTACTTTACTTTGATGACAGCTCAAATGTTATCCTcaagaaatatagaaatatgGTAGTTAGGTCTTGCGGCTGCCATTAG